The Polynucleobacter sp. TSB-Sco08W16 genome includes a region encoding these proteins:
- the odhB gene encoding 2-oxoglutarate dehydrogenase complex dihydrolipoyllysine-residue succinyltransferase, producing MAIFEVKVPQLSESVAEATLLQWKKKVGDAVGQDEILIEIETDKVVLEVPAPSAGVLTEIVVADGGTVVAEQLIAKIDSTAVAAAAPAAAAAPAPAATPAAAPAAAAAPAKATSAVAAPSAAKILAEKNIDAGQVSGSGRDGRITKGDALNASAGSTKSAALPSAPIPTGDRPEERVPMSRLRARIAERLLESQANNAILTTFNEVNMGPVIALRNKYKDQFEKVHGVKLGFMSFFVKAATHALKKFPLLNASVDGNDIVYHGYFDIGIAVSSPRGLVVPILRDVDQMNLADIEKKIAEFGNKAREGKLSIEELTGGTFSISNGGVFGSMLSTPIINPPQSAILGIHATKDRAVVENGQVVVRPINYLALSYDHRIIDGREAVLGLVAMKDALEDPSRLLLDL from the coding sequence ATGGCTATTTTCGAAGTTAAAGTACCCCAACTCTCTGAGTCAGTTGCTGAAGCAACTTTATTGCAATGGAAAAAGAAAGTCGGCGATGCAGTTGGTCAAGACGAGATCTTGATCGAAATCGAAACCGATAAGGTTGTTCTCGAAGTTCCGGCTCCTTCCGCCGGTGTTTTGACAGAAATCGTTGTTGCAGACGGTGGCACGGTTGTTGCTGAGCAGTTGATTGCAAAAATCGATAGCACTGCTGTTGCAGCTGCCGCTCCTGCGGCTGCAGCAGCTCCAGCACCTGCGGCTACTCCGGCTGCTGCACCTGCGGCCGCAGCAGCTCCTGCCAAGGCTACGAGTGCAGTCGCAGCTCCTTCAGCGGCAAAAATTCTGGCAGAGAAAAATATCGATGCAGGTCAAGTTTCCGGTTCTGGACGTGATGGCCGCATTACCAAAGGTGATGCATTGAATGCTTCAGCCGGCAGCACGAAGTCTGCTGCGTTACCAAGCGCTCCAATTCCAACCGGTGATCGCCCAGAAGAGCGAGTTCCAATGAGTCGTTTGCGTGCTCGTATTGCAGAGCGTTTACTTGAGTCCCAGGCGAATAACGCCATCTTGACCACCTTTAATGAAGTCAATATGGGTCCTGTAATTGCGCTGCGTAATAAATACAAGGACCAGTTTGAAAAGGTCCATGGCGTGAAGTTGGGCTTCATGTCTTTCTTTGTTAAAGCTGCGACACATGCTTTGAAGAAGTTCCCACTCTTGAATGCTTCTGTTGATGGTAATGACATTGTTTATCACGGTTACTTTGATATTGGTATCGCTGTAAGCTCGCCACGCGGTTTGGTAGTTCCAATTCTGCGTGATGTGGACCAAATGAACTTGGCTGATATCGAGAAGAAAATTGCTGAGTTTGGTAACAAAGCTCGTGAGGGTAAGTTGTCAATTGAAGAATTGACTGGTGGCACATTCTCCATCTCTAACGGTGGTGTATTTGGTTCTATGCTCTCAACACCAATCATCAATCCTCCGCAATCAGCCATTTTGGGAATTCATGCAACTAAAGATCGCGCTGTAGTTGAGAATGGTCAAGTAGTTGTTCGCCCAATTAACTACCTTGCCTTGTCATATGATCACCGCATCATTGACGGCCGTGAAGCTGTGCTTGGTCTAGTCGCCATGAAGGATGCTTTGGAAGATCCTTCACGTCTCCTCCTTGATTTGTAA
- a CDS encoding tryptophan--tRNA ligase, producing the protein MFAERVLSGMRPTGNLHLGHYHGVLKNWVRLQSEYPCFFFVADWHALTTHYETPDVIEQSVWDMVVDWLAAGVDPNQATLFIQSKVPEHAELFLLLSMGTPLGWLERVPTYKDQIEKLKEKDLQTYGFLGYPLLQAADILIYRAQHVPVGEDQVPHIEMTREVARRFNYLYGREPGFEEKALEAVKKLGSKRAKMYLELRVAFQERGDDEALEQAKALLQEAQSLSMADRERLFGFLEGARKIILPEPQALLTSASRMPGIDGQKMSKSYGNTISIREQPEDVIKKIRTMPTDPARVRRTDAGDPARCPVWQLHSVYSNEETKQWVDKGCKSAGIGCLECKQPVIDAILAEQQPMFERAQKYLDDPSLLRSIIADGCDKARKVAQETMREVREAMGLAYD; encoded by the coding sequence ATGTTTGCTGAACGTGTTCTCTCTGGTATGCGGCCTACGGGCAATTTACATCTTGGTCATTACCATGGGGTATTAAAGAATTGGGTACGCTTGCAATCGGAATATCCCTGCTTCTTTTTTGTTGCTGATTGGCATGCTTTAACAACTCATTATGAAACTCCCGATGTGATTGAGCAATCCGTCTGGGATATGGTGGTTGATTGGTTGGCGGCTGGTGTAGATCCAAATCAGGCAACTCTATTTATTCAGAGCAAGGTGCCCGAGCATGCAGAACTTTTCCTGCTGCTTTCGATGGGCACTCCTTTAGGATGGCTAGAGCGCGTTCCAACCTACAAAGACCAGATTGAAAAACTCAAGGAAAAAGACCTGCAAACTTATGGTTTCCTGGGTTACCCACTCCTACAGGCTGCCGATATTTTGATTTATCGTGCCCAGCATGTTCCAGTAGGTGAGGATCAGGTTCCTCACATTGAAATGACGCGTGAAGTAGCGCGTCGCTTTAACTATCTTTATGGTCGTGAGCCTGGCTTTGAAGAGAAAGCATTAGAGGCAGTTAAAAAATTAGGTAGCAAACGCGCCAAGATGTATTTGGAATTGCGTGTTGCATTCCAAGAGCGTGGCGATGATGAGGCTTTAGAGCAGGCCAAGGCACTATTGCAAGAGGCGCAAAGTTTATCGATGGCTGATCGTGAACGTCTTTTTGGTTTCTTGGAGGGCGCTCGCAAAATTATTCTTCCTGAGCCACAAGCTCTATTGACATCTGCATCACGTATGCCTGGCATTGACGGTCAAAAAATGTCTAAGTCTTATGGCAACACCATTAGTATTCGTGAACAGCCAGAAGACGTAATCAAGAAAATCAGAACAATGCCAACGGACCCTGCGCGCGTTCGCAGAACTGATGCTGGTGATCCAGCGCGTTGTCCAGTATGGCAATTGCATTCCGTTTACTCCAATGAGGAAACGAAACAGTGGGTAGATAAGGGCTGTAAATCAGCTGGCATTGGATGTTTAGAATGCAAGCAGCCAGTTATTGATGCTATCTTGGCTGAGCAACAGCCCATGTTTGAGCGTGCACAAAAGTATCTTGACGACCCAAGTCTATTGCGCTCAATCATTGCAGATGGTTGCGACAAAGCGCGTAAGGTTGCTCAAGAAACAATGCGTGAGGTCCGTGAAGCA
- a CDS encoding 3',5'-nucleoside bisphosphate phosphatase produces MSSFPTLNADLHCHSVVSDGTLTPEVLAERAQANGVHLWALTDHDELGGQERARAAANALKMDYVSGVEISVTWMGQTIHIVGLGIDANHAGIIEGLRQTRDGRANRAKLMAEQLLKVGIPGAYEGALHFAGNHDLISRTHFARYLVEQGVCRDTEEVFKKYLVEDKPGYVPHQWATLDNAVAWIKGAGGVAVIAHPGRYKLTALQMGELYQHFKDIGGLGIEVITGSHSPDQYKTYGKIAQHYGFLASRGSDFHDPDESHVDLGTLPHLPDHLTPVWSAFH; encoded by the coding sequence ATGAGTAGCTTTCCCACCCTAAATGCCGATTTGCATTGCCACTCCGTGGTCTCTGATGGCACATTGACGCCTGAAGTATTGGCGGAGCGTGCTCAGGCAAATGGCGTACATCTATGGGCATTGACTGATCATGACGAGCTTGGTGGCCAAGAGCGCGCGAGAGCTGCGGCGAACGCTCTCAAAATGGATTATGTATCAGGCGTAGAAATCTCCGTAACCTGGATGGGTCAAACAATTCATATTGTTGGTCTTGGGATTGATGCCAATCATGCTGGAATTATTGAAGGCTTGCGCCAAACTCGTGATGGTCGAGCGAATCGCGCAAAGTTGATGGCTGAGCAACTACTCAAAGTAGGTATTCCCGGAGCCTATGAAGGTGCACTTCATTTTGCCGGTAACCATGATCTTATCTCCAGAACACACTTTGCTCGTTATCTGGTGGAGCAGGGCGTTTGTCGCGACACAGAAGAAGTTTTCAAAAAATATTTGGTTGAAGATAAGCCTGGTTATGTTCCACATCAATGGGCAACGCTGGACAATGCAGTTGCGTGGATTAAGGGGGCTGGTGGCGTGGCGGTAATTGCCCACCCTGGCCGCTATAAGCTCACAGCATTACAGATGGGTGAGCTCTACCAGCACTTCAAAGATATTGGCGGCCTGGGGATTGAAGTTATCACTGGTAGTCACAGCCCGGACCAATACAAAACTTATGGAAAGATTGCCCAGCATTATGGTTTTCTTGCCTCGCGGGGGTCTGATTTTCATGACCCGGATGAGAGTCATGTTGATTTAGGAACGCTTCCCCATTTACCCGATCATCTGACCCCTGTCTGGTCTGCATTTCATTAA
- the lpdA gene encoding dihydrolipoyl dehydrogenase, giving the protein MSQVFDVVVIGGGPGGYIAAIRAAQLGFKVACAESNSYDDPKGEPRLGGTCLNVGCIPSKALLASSEEFEKIGHHAADHGIKVGSVSIDSKKMVSRKDDIVTKMTGGIQYLFRKNKITLLKGHASFEGKGADGYQVKIDGKDKETVTAKNVIIATGSKARHLPGLTVDNVLICDNEGALKFDSVPKKLGVIGAGVIGLELGSVWRRLGSEVTVLEALPSFLAACDVSIAKEAQKLFVKQGLNINMGVKIGDVKADKKGVVVNYTDSAGKAAQLECDRLIVSVGRVPNTDKLGLDKIGLKVDERGFIPIDDHTCATSAPGVYAVGDVVRGPMLAHKAEDEGVLVAEVIAGQKPHIDYNCIPWVIYTDPEIAWVGKTEQALKEAGIAYKAGQFPFAANGRALGMGRSDGFVKVLADAKTDEILGVHIIGPNASDLIAEAAVAMEFKAAAEDIARICHPHPSLSEVMREAALATDQRALNM; this is encoded by the coding sequence ATGAGCCAAGTTTTTGATGTAGTTGTAATTGGCGGTGGCCCTGGTGGTTACATTGCCGCAATTCGTGCAGCACAACTCGGTTTTAAAGTTGCCTGCGCTGAATCCAATAGCTATGATGATCCTAAAGGTGAGCCACGCTTAGGCGGAACTTGCTTGAACGTCGGCTGTATTCCATCGAAGGCCTTATTGGCTTCCTCTGAGGAATTCGAGAAGATTGGCCATCATGCTGCTGATCATGGAATTAAGGTTGGCTCTGTCAGCATCGATTCTAAAAAGATGGTTTCACGTAAAGATGACATCGTTACCAAGATGACTGGTGGCATCCAGTATCTGTTTCGTAAGAACAAGATCACTTTATTAAAAGGCCACGCTTCTTTTGAGGGCAAAGGCGCTGACGGCTATCAAGTCAAGATTGATGGCAAAGATAAAGAGACTGTTACTGCTAAGAATGTCATCATTGCAACCGGATCTAAGGCACGTCATTTGCCTGGCCTGACAGTAGATAACGTCTTGATCTGCGATAACGAAGGTGCCTTGAAGTTTGATTCAGTACCCAAGAAATTGGGCGTCATTGGTGCTGGCGTGATCGGTTTAGAGCTCGGTTCTGTATGGCGTCGCCTAGGATCAGAAGTGACTGTGCTTGAGGCCTTACCTTCATTCTTGGCGGCTTGCGATGTGAGTATTGCTAAAGAAGCGCAAAAGCTTTTTGTCAAACAAGGTTTGAACATCAATATGGGTGTCAAGATTGGGGATGTAAAAGCGGACAAGAAAGGTGTAGTTGTAAATTACACCGATAGCGCTGGTAAAGCAGCTCAATTAGAATGCGATCGATTAATCGTTTCAGTTGGCCGCGTACCTAATACGGATAAATTGGGTTTAGACAAAATTGGCCTCAAGGTAGATGAGCGCGGCTTCATTCCGATTGACGACCATACTTGTGCAACTTCAGCTCCTGGTGTTTATGCTGTGGGTGATGTAGTGCGTGGACCAATGTTGGCGCACAAAGCAGAAGACGAAGGTGTTTTGGTTGCCGAAGTGATTGCTGGTCAAAAACCGCATATTGATTACAACTGCATTCCTTGGGTCATCTATACCGATCCAGAAATTGCGTGGGTTGGGAAAACAGAGCAGGCGCTCAAAGAGGCTGGCATTGCTTACAAAGCCGGTCAATTCCCGTTTGCAGCCAATGGTCGCGCCTTAGGCATGGGTCGCTCTGATGGTTTCGTCAAAGTATTGGCTGATGCTAAAACCGATGAAATTCTCGGCGTACATATCATTGGACCAAATGCTTCTGACTTAATTGCTGAAGCTGCTGTAGCAATGGAATTTAAAGCGGCAGCTGAAGATATTGCACGCATCTGTCATCCGCATCCTAGTTTGTCAGAAGTAATGCGCGAAGCGGCTTTAGCGACAGATCAACGTGCATTAAATATGTAA
- the zapE gene encoding cell division protein ZapE has protein sequence MKTIEFYQQELKTRGYQSDPAQLRAVERLQQCEDEWIAYKEIRSNSLKKKIFKPNLPRGLYLWGGVGRGKSFLMDCFYAASPLEKKVRIHFHEFMREVHRELHELSGLSDPLDELAKRISKRYRLICFDEFHINDIADAMILYRLLSALFEDRVQFVMTSNYRPDQLYPNGLHRDRLLPAIKLLEEKLDVLNVDAGNDYRRVQMAQVEAYLTPLNEKTDQRLLEMFSGLIGNQQERFNPVLNIESRELKPLHMGDGVVWFDFQTLCCGPRSQNDYLEIANQFHTVILSGVPYMPPRMTNEARRFIWLIDVLYDHKIKLIMSAEVPAPDLYTEGQITAEFSRTVSRLIEMQSRDYLDAPRRVIDTSLT, from the coding sequence TTGAAAACCATTGAGTTTTACCAACAAGAGTTAAAAACGCGCGGGTATCAAAGTGATCCCGCGCAGCTTCGTGCTGTTGAGCGTTTGCAGCAGTGTGAAGACGAATGGATTGCGTATAAAGAAATTCGCAGTAATAGTCTCAAGAAAAAAATATTTAAGCCGAATCTACCCCGTGGCCTTTACCTATGGGGTGGGGTAGGCCGTGGCAAATCCTTTCTGATGGATTGTTTTTATGCTGCCTCACCATTGGAAAAAAAGGTTCGCATTCATTTCCATGAATTCATGCGTGAAGTACATCGTGAATTGCATGAGCTGTCTGGCCTATCCGATCCTTTAGATGAGCTTGCCAAGCGGATATCAAAGCGCTACCGCCTGATTTGTTTTGATGAGTTTCATATTAATGACATCGCTGATGCCATGATCCTGTATCGCTTACTTAGCGCGCTATTTGAGGATCGCGTCCAGTTTGTAATGACATCTAATTACCGTCCTGATCAACTCTATCCAAATGGCTTGCATCGCGATCGCCTCCTTCCAGCAATTAAATTGCTAGAAGAAAAACTGGATGTTCTGAATGTGGATGCTGGTAATGATTACCGTCGGGTGCAGATGGCTCAGGTGGAGGCATACTTAACGCCGCTAAATGAGAAGACCGACCAACGTTTATTAGAAATGTTCTCAGGTCTGATTGGTAACCAGCAGGAGCGGTTCAATCCAGTATTAAATATAGAATCCCGTGAACTTAAACCCTTGCATATGGGTGACGGGGTAGTCTGGTTTGATTTTCAAACGCTATGCTGCGGGCCTCGCTCACAAAATGATTATTTAGAAATTGCCAATCAATTTCATACGGTAATTTTGTCCGGGGTGCCCTATATGCCCCCTAGGATGACCAATGAGGCACGCCGTTTTATATGGCTGATTGACGTTTTATACGACCATAAAATAAAGCTAATCATGTCTGCCGAGGTGCCGGCTCCTGATCTGTATACAGAAGGTCAAATTACTGCCGAATTCTCTAGAACAGTGTCCCGCTTGATTGAGATGCAGTCCCGTGACTACCTTGATGCGCCGCGGCGGGTAATTGATACCAGCTTGACCTAA